The Haloplanus natans DSM 17983 DNA segment TCGACGGCCTGTGGCACGTATGAGCAACTACCTCGTCGCTATGGAGGCGGCCTGGCTGGTACGTGACGTCCAAGATGTCGACGACGCCATCGGCGTCGCAGTCAGCGAAGCGGGCAAGCGCCTCAACCAACAGGACAAGGAGTACGTCGAAGTCGAAGTCGGCGTCACTCCGTGTCCGGCCTGTGGCGAACCGTTCGACTCCGCCTTCATCGCCGCCAACACCGCCCTCGTCGGCCTCCTTCTCGAAATCGACGTGTTCAACGCCGACGGGGAGAACCACGCCACCCGCATCGCGAAAAGCGAAGTCGGAGGCGCCCTCCGCGACGTGCCGCTGTCGGTCATCGACGTCGTCGAAACCGAGGACGAGGACGACGCGTCCTGATACGACGGCCCGTCACTCCTCTCGCGTCTTCAGCCACTCGTCGAGCAGCGTCCTGATCGCCGCGGCACGGTTGTCCCGGTGGTCCGAGAAGGCGATGTCGTCGACTTCGTCGAGCGTCTCCGCGTCCAGTTCGATTGTTACCGTCTCCATCCCGGCGAATCCGTCTCCCTCGTCCATGGAGTGGATGTCACGCGTGAGGCCTACAAATAGCTCCGTC contains these protein-coding regions:
- a CDS encoding DUF555 domain-containing protein yields the protein MSNYLVAMEAAWLVRDVQDVDDAIGVAVSEAGKRLNQQDKEYVEVEVGVTPCPACGEPFDSAFIAANTALVGLLLEIDVFNADGENHATRIAKSEVGGALRDVPLSVIDVVETEDEDDAS
- a CDS encoding ribbon-helix-helix protein, CopG family; protein product: MDEGDGFAGMETVTIELDAETLDEVDDIAFSDHRDNRAAAIRTLLDEWLKTREE